The sequence below is a genomic window from Ottowia sp. SB7-C50.
TGCAGGCCGCTGACCAGCGGCTCCAGCACCGCGGGCGCCCACGGGTCCTGGCGCGACCAGATGCCCAGGTGCGCCATCAGGATGTCGCCGGGGCGGATGTCTTGCAGCGCCTTTTTCAGCAGCGCGTCGTTGGGGTACTGGCCGCTGGGCAATTCGTCGCCCAGAAAGCCGGCCGGCGCCCAGCCGACGTGCTTGAAGCCGCAGGCCTCAGCGGCGGCCAGCAGCTTGGGCGATGTCTTGCCGCCTGCGGCGCGGAACAGCGGCAGCACCTTGTGCTGCGTGACCGAGGCCAGCCGGTCGGCCGCCAGTTGCAGGTTGCCGCAGTACTGCTCGGCGGTCCAGCTCATGGTCTTGCCGGCCTGCGCGCCCGACGACGGGCGAATGCGAAAGCGCGGCGCGCCGCCCGGCTGCGCCGGCGGCAGGTCGCCCTGCCAGTAGGCGTGGTCCCAGGTGTGGCTGGCGAATTCGTGCCCTTCGGCGGCGCGCGCCTTCCACCACGGTGCCCAATGCTTGCCCAGCGTGCCGTCACCTTCGCGCGTGCCTTCCTGGGCGGCGAAGAAGGTGGCGCGCACGTTGCGGCGCTTCAGCACATCGGCGATCAGCGGCGCCACGCCCATGTGCCCGGTGTCGAAGGTCAGGTACACAGGCTTGCACGATTCCGGTGCTTTTTGCGCCGCAGCGCCCGTCCCAAAAGCGCAGGCAGCTATTGAAAAAATAGCAATCGCCAATGCCTGTAGGCGCCCCCCTAGTCGTCGAACCAGAGGCCGCGGAGCAGGCCAGTCGCGGACGCCGCGGAGCGGGCTTGGCCCGGCCGCCAGCGTCGTCCCCCTGGGGGGGAAGGCGCGCAGCGCCTCAGGGGGGGATTTACTGCCTCGGCGCATGATCCAGCGTCCACACACCGTGCGGCGACTTGCCCACCTTGACCTGGTGCACCACCTTGCGCTGCTTCACGTCGATCAGCGTCAGGCGCCCGGCCCAGCGCGATCCGACCATGATCAGCGAGCCGTCGGCCGAGATGTCCATGCAGTCCGGCCCCGACGGTGCCGGAAAGGTGTCGACCGCGACGAACTTCTCGTAGTCGATCTTGCTGATGGTGTTGGCCACCCGGTTGCTGACGAACACGTGCCGCCCGTCGCCCGTGGCGCGGAAGGCGTGCGCGCCCTTGCCGGTGGGAATGGTCTTGACCAGCTGCGGCGCCTTGCCGCCAGCCACGTCGTACACCTCCACGCCGTCGCCGCCTGTCAGGCCCAGCAGCAGGTGCCGGTCGTCGGGCGTGACGAACACGTCGGCCGGCAGCGGGCCGGTCTTGACGCGGTGCTTCAGCGTCTGCGTGGCCAGGTCGATCACCACCAGCTCGTCGCTGTCCTGCATGCTGGACCAGACGGTGGTGCTTTTCGTGTCGATCCACAGGTGGCTGGGCGTGCGGCCGGTGGGGATGCGCTTGACCAGCGTGGGGTCGGTGCCGTTCCAGCTGTAGATGTCGATGTGGTTCAGCCGGTTGGCGGCCGTGACGAACCACTTCATGTCGGGCGAAAAGCGCAGGTGGTAAGGGTCGCGGATGCCCCGCACCGTGCGCTGCACCTCGGCCGTGCGCGGGTCGATGAAGGTGAGCGAGTCGCTGGCGGCGTTGGCCACGATGAC
It includes:
- a CDS encoding polysaccharide deacetylase family protein; translated protein: MYLTFDTGHMGVAPLIADVLKRRNVRATFFAAQEGTREGDGTLGKHWAPWWKARAAEGHEFASHTWDHAYWQGDLPPAQPGGAPRFRIRPSSGAQAGKTMSWTAEQYCGNLQLAADRLASVTQHKVLPLFRAAGGKTSPKLLAAAEACGFKHVGWAPAGFLGDELPSGQYPNDALLKKALQDIRPGDILMAHLGIWSRQDPWAPAVLEPLVSGLQARGFCFKTLREHPDYQSWIASHGG
- a CDS encoding YncE family protein, with translation MPTSFLPISRRRAATLLAASAWPAAWLHAQPSAPATAAPRVPAPVFVLNSLDGNVSVIDAVRWTEIKRIPTGKEPHHLYLTPDEKSVIVANAASDSLTFIDPRTAEVQRTVRGIRDPYHLRFSPDMKWFVTAANRLNHIDIYSWNGTDPTLVKRIPTGRTPSHLWIDTKSTTVWSSMQDSDELVVIDLATQTLKHRVKTGPLPADVFVTPDDRHLLLGLTGGDGVEVYDVAGGKAPQLVKTIPTGKGAHAFRATGDGRHVFVSNRVANTISKIDYEKFVAVDTFPAPSGPDCMDISADGSLIMVGSRWAGRLTLIDVKQRKVVHQVKVGKSPHGVWTLDHAPRQ